TTGGGACAGGGTTTCCACGACCTTGCTTTCCGCCACGCCAAAATGTTGCAGGAAATAGGTATTGCCAAACTTACTGGTTTGATGAATGACGATGTGGTCGAAGTCGTGGAGGGAACGTTGCAGCGCCGTTTCTATTTGCGCCACAAAACCGTCTAAGTGTTGGATGGTCAGGCGAATGAGGTTTTTGCCGTCCATTTTAAAAAAATAACCTAAGTCATCAGCAGAGGCTTGCTGTCCGCGATCCACTGCGCCGCCCAAGGGGACATGGGCTTGCATCGCACCCGATGGAAAGTTTTGAAAGGCGGTATAAACGGGTTGATAGCCGCTCGTTTCGCTCGTTTCCAGAATCGCGGCGACGGCGGCATCGCCAAATAAGCCAAACACTTTCTCGTCTTTCGGCGTGAGCGCTTTGGAGGCAATCTCTGAAGTCACCACCGCAATCCGCCGATAGCGCCCCGATTGTAGGTATAAATGTGCCACATCTAAGGCATTTAAGAAGCTCAGGCAGGTGCTATCCACATCAAAGCATGGGAAGGTCACGCGGTCATCGGTGAGCTTCGCCTTGATGAGGACGGAATTGTGCGGAATGGGATAGTCAAACGCGCCGCTGGCTGAG
This DNA window, taken from Bacteroidetes Order II. bacterium, encodes the following:
- a CDS encoding ketoacyl-ACP synthase III, yielding MNLKIAAIATYLPQNRIASVTLDHLADGTPGRIEKNTGVAFRHHVSAEETVSEMGARALNSALAATHLAPQDLDLLISASGAFDYPIPHNSVLIKAKLTDDRVTFPCFDVDSTCLSFLNALDVAHLYLQSGRYRRIAVVTSEIASKALTPKDEKVFGLFGDAAVAAILETSETSGYQPVYTAFQNFPSGAMQAHVPLGGAVDRGQQASADDLGYFFKMDGKNLIRLTIQHLDGFVAQIETALQRSLHDFDHIVIHQTSKFGNTYFLQHFGVAESKVVETLSQYGNCIAASIPLGLATLLHSDVNPNGKKILLLGSGAGLSLGAIALDFA